A window of the Phycicoccus sp. M110.8 genome harbors these coding sequences:
- a CDS encoding TetM/TetW/TetO/TetS family tetracycline resistance ribosomal protection protein produces MRTLIVGVVAHVDAGKTSLTERILHEAGVLDHPGSVDTGDTQTDSLDLERRRGITIRSAVASFEWHDTLVNLLDTPGHSDFVAEVERALAVLDAAVLVVSAVEGVQAQTLVLMRALQRLGLPALLFVNKVDRGGADPDRVLDQVAERLTPDAVALGTVEAPGRDDAAYRPFELSAAERADLRTRTRAGEVHPVVLGSAITGCGVRPLLDAVTDLVAHSADDAGGAPCGVVFKVEHTPQGRRRAVVRMTGGTLRVRDRIDLPGARGERVTGLEVFEPGGPRPAHEVGAGRIAVLRGPATARVGDTFGPCRGRRYAVELARPSLETVVDPVDPRDRGRLFSALTELAEQDPLIDLRLDDGRGEVSVSLYGEVQKEVLATFLAEDHGVLASFRATTPVCVERVERPGSAHRLIDVAPNPFLATVGLRVEPAEVGSGVELGLEVELGSMPPAFFTAVREGVGATLAEAVHGWAVPDCRVVVTHSGYYPRQSAMHASFDKAMSSTAADFRSLARLVLAEALVRAGTVVCAPVHRFELEVPQDLLGAVLSELPRHRAVPLTTRVAGSSRTSPAVLTGHVPAEEVHGLQQRLPHLTRGEGVLTTVLDHFGPAVGPPPERRRAQPDPFAQIGDWTRISRSWPAG; encoded by the coding sequence TTGCGCACGTTGATCGTCGGGGTCGTCGCGCATGTTGACGCCGGCAAGACCAGCCTGACCGAACGGATCCTCCACGAGGCCGGGGTCCTCGACCACCCCGGGAGCGTCGACACGGGCGACACCCAGACCGACTCGCTCGACCTCGAACGACGTCGCGGGATCACGATCCGCTCCGCGGTCGCCTCGTTCGAGTGGCACGACACCCTCGTCAACCTGCTCGACACCCCCGGCCACTCCGACTTCGTCGCCGAGGTCGAGCGGGCCCTGGCCGTGCTCGACGCCGCCGTGCTCGTCGTGTCCGCGGTCGAGGGCGTGCAGGCCCAGACGCTGGTGCTCATGCGCGCGCTGCAGCGGCTCGGGCTGCCCGCCCTGCTCTTCGTCAACAAGGTCGACCGGGGGGGCGCCGACCCCGACCGGGTCCTCGACCAGGTCGCCGAGCGGCTCACGCCCGACGCGGTCGCCCTGGGCACCGTCGAGGCCCCGGGACGCGACGACGCGGCATACCGGCCGTTCGAGCTCTCGGCCGCGGAACGGGCCGACCTGCGCACGCGCACCCGGGCGGGCGAGGTGCACCCGGTCGTCCTCGGGTCCGCGATCACGGGCTGCGGCGTGCGCCCCCTGCTCGACGCGGTGACCGACCTCGTGGCGCACTCCGCCGACGACGCGGGTGGCGCACCCTGCGGCGTGGTGTTCAAGGTCGAGCACACCCCGCAGGGACGGCGGCGCGCGGTCGTGCGGATGACCGGGGGCACGCTGCGGGTCCGGGACCGGATCGACCTCCCCGGAGCGCGGGGCGAGCGGGTCACCGGGCTCGAAGTCTTCGAGCCGGGCGGCCCCAGACCGGCCCACGAGGTCGGCGCCGGCCGCATCGCGGTCCTGCGCGGCCCAGCCACCGCGCGGGTCGGCGACACGTTCGGTCCGTGCCGGGGGCGGCGGTATGCCGTGGAGCTGGCGCGCCCCAGCCTGGAGACGGTCGTGGACCCGGTGGACCCCCGCGACCGCGGCCGGCTCTTCAGCGCCCTCACCGAGCTGGCCGAGCAGGACCCGCTCATCGACCTGCGCCTCGACGACGGGCGCGGCGAGGTGTCGGTCTCCCTGTACGGCGAGGTGCAGAAGGAGGTCCTCGCCACGTTCCTCGCCGAGGACCACGGCGTGCTCGCCTCGTTCCGCGCGACCACACCGGTCTGCGTGGAGCGCGTCGAGCGTCCCGGGTCGGCCCACCGGCTCATCGACGTGGCGCCCAACCCGTTCCTGGCGACCGTGGGGCTGCGGGTCGAGCCCGCGGAGGTGGGCAGCGGTGTCGAGCTCGGCCTCGAGGTCGAGCTGGGCTCGATGCCGCCCGCCTTCTTCACGGCGGTGCGCGAGGGCGTCGGGGCCACGCTCGCGGAGGCCGTGCACGGGTGGGCGGTGCCCGACTGCCGGGTGGTGGTGACGCACTCGGGTTACTACCCCCGGCAGAGCGCCATGCACGCGAGCTTCGACAAGGCGATGTCGAGCACGGCCGCCGACTTCCGCAGCCTGGCCCGGCTCGTCCTCGCCGAGGCGCTCGTGCGCGCGGGGACGGTCGTCTGCGCTCCCGTCCACCGGTTCGAGCTCGAGGTGCCGCAGGACCTCCTCGGCGCCGTCCTCTCCGAGCTGCCGCGGCACCGGGCGGTGCCGCTCACGACCCGGGTCGCGGGGTCGTCGCGCACCTCCCCCGCGGTGCTGACGGGCCACGTCCCCGCCGAGGAGGTGCACGGCCTGCAGCAGCGACTCCCCCACCTGACACGGGGCGAGGGCGTGCTCACCACCGTGCTCGACCACTTCGGGCCCGCCGTGGGGCCGCCCCCGGAACGTCGGCGGGCGCAGCCGGACCCGTTCGCCCAGATCGGGGACTGGACCCGCATCTCGCGCAGCTGGCCGGCGGGCTGA
- a CDS encoding LLM class flavin-dependent oxidoreductase: MAPLTPPRLGIAFVPTLPPESLPELARAADEHLDDLWVWEDCFKQSGIASAATALATTSRVRVGLGLMPAALRNVALTAMEVATLARLFPGRFVPGVGHGVQDWMAQAGARVASPMTLLEEYTEALVRLLVGEEMTTQGRYVRLDRVRLDWPPTTPVTVMSGGHGPRTLALAGRLVDGILLAGGLGLDDLRSAVATVRAARPADAPAPEVVHTLMADTGPGADDRVAADLAAWGLEPTGGRAVVGDAAAVAAAVLRCAELGATTVVVQPTSATDAADFAGWVGREVRPLLA; the protein is encoded by the coding sequence ATGGCGCCCCTCACCCCACCGCGGCTCGGCATCGCCTTCGTCCCGACCCTGCCGCCGGAGTCGCTGCCCGAGCTGGCACGCGCGGCCGACGAGCACCTCGACGACCTGTGGGTCTGGGAGGACTGCTTCAAGCAGAGCGGCATCGCCTCTGCCGCGACCGCCCTGGCCACGACCAGCCGGGTGCGCGTGGGGCTCGGGCTCATGCCGGCGGCCCTGCGCAACGTCGCGCTCACCGCCATGGAGGTCGCCACCCTGGCCCGGCTGTTCCCCGGGCGCTTCGTCCCGGGCGTCGGGCACGGCGTGCAGGACTGGATGGCGCAGGCAGGAGCCCGCGTCGCCTCGCCCATGACGCTGCTCGAGGAGTACACCGAGGCGCTCGTGCGCCTGCTCGTGGGCGAGGAAATGACCACGCAGGGTCGCTACGTCCGCCTCGACCGCGTCCGGCTCGACTGGCCGCCGACGACACCCGTGACCGTGATGAGCGGGGGCCACGGGCCCCGCACCCTCGCCCTCGCCGGCCGGCTCGTCGACGGCATCCTGCTCGCCGGCGGGCTCGGCCTCGACGACCTGCGCTCGGCGGTCGCGACGGTCCGCGCCGCCCGCCCCGCCGACGCCCCCGCGCCCGAGGTCGTCCACACCCTGATGGCCGACACGGGTCCCGGCGCCGACGACCGCGTGGCTGCCGACCTGGCGGCCTGGGGGCTCGAGCCGACCGGGGGCCGGGCCGTCGTCGGTGACGCTGCCGCGGTGGCCGCCGCCGTGCTGCGCTGTGCCGAGCTGGGGGCGACCACCGTGGTCGTCCAGCCGACCTCCGCCACCGACGCGGCGGACTTCGCCGGCTGGGTCGGCCGCGAGGTCCGGCCCCTGCTCGCCTGA
- a CDS encoding YciI family protein: MTQYLVLLPSPEGRYATATEQERQDLHTAHNEFVELLERRGHKRLGGAQLTPSSQSRVVRGSALDDVTLTDGPYAESAEQVGGYYLVETDDVEDLARVCGRLLATPFHPAIEIRPTVGM, translated from the coding sequence ATGACCCAGTACCTCGTTCTGCTGCCGAGCCCCGAGGGCCGGTACGCCACCGCGACCGAGCAGGAGAGGCAGGACCTGCACACGGCCCACAACGAGTTCGTCGAGCTGCTCGAGCGCCGCGGCCACAAGCGGCTCGGCGGCGCCCAGCTCACCCCGTCGTCGCAGTCGCGCGTCGTCCGGGGGAGCGCCCTCGACGACGTCACCCTGACCGACGGCCCATACGCCGAGAGCGCCGAGCAGGTCGGCGGCTACTACCTGGTGGAGACGGACGACGTCGAGGACCTGGCCCGCGTGTGCGGCCGGCTCCTCGCGACGCCGTTCCACCCGGCCATCGAGATCCGCCCGACCGTGGGCATGTGA
- a CDS encoding DedA family protein produces the protein MAPSLGPNWMDPQWLLGQFGAQFFWVSAAIVFVECGLLFPILPGDSLLFAVGLFIAEGSIKVNIGLACIVLSLVAFAGNVVGYEIGRAVGAPLYQRDGRILKKKYFDDTHAFFEKYGAKALVIGRFVPIVRTFITVVAGIGRMDRRHFFVWSGVGAVLWATSVTLLGYFLGNAFPILKDHLEAAILAIVLVSVIPMAVEIVRARRGRTASEDVVDETAEAVRDLRDQAY, from the coding sequence ATGGCTCCCTCGCTCGGCCCCAACTGGATGGACCCTCAGTGGCTCCTCGGGCAGTTCGGCGCGCAGTTCTTCTGGGTCAGCGCGGCGATCGTCTTCGTCGAGTGCGGGCTGCTGTTCCCGATCCTCCCCGGTGACTCGCTGCTCTTCGCGGTGGGCCTGTTCATCGCCGAGGGCTCGATCAAGGTGAACATCGGGCTCGCCTGCATCGTGCTCAGCCTCGTCGCCTTCGCGGGCAACGTCGTCGGGTACGAGATCGGCCGGGCCGTGGGCGCACCGCTGTACCAGCGCGACGGGCGCATCCTGAAGAAGAAGTACTTCGACGACACGCACGCGTTCTTCGAGAAGTACGGCGCCAAGGCCCTGGTCATCGGCCGGTTCGTGCCGATCGTGCGCACCTTCATCACCGTGGTGGCGGGGATCGGCCGGATGGACCGGCGCCACTTCTTCGTGTGGTCGGGTGTCGGCGCGGTCCTCTGGGCCACGAGCGTCACCCTGCTCGGGTACTTCCTCGGCAACGCCTTCCCGATCCTCAAGGACCACCTCGAGGCCGCGATCCTCGCGATCGTGCTCGTCTCGGTCATTCCCATGGCGGTCGAGATCGTCCGGGCCCGACGCGGCCGGACCGCCAGCGAGGACGTCGTCGACGAGACCGCCGAGGCCGTCCGCGACCTGCGCGACCAGGCCTACTGA
- a CDS encoding multicopper oxidase family protein — protein sequence MSPSESSQVVGEPARRRRVRLAVAFLATAAVVASIGWMWVASFAPASFSVAQMGTPDYGGGPAPAHRHGPGALVATGLDVRTIVEPDTGRAPDVALTLTARAERVRFGSGPPVPAYTLNGTTPGPTVTAREGDLVQVTFVNESVPGGATLHWHGLDVPNAEDGVAGVTQDAVRPAQSHTYRFVARQVGTYWYHSHQVSHEQVVKGLLGAVVVLPRGGIAEDADVLALTHLYAGRRTVAGRVGDVPAVVRPGATARVRVVNTDNGVVPVWVSGAAYRVLAVDGTEVHGPTPVRDRSVVVPAGGRVDLAVPVPVDGSAVRVELGGSAVVLGPVGSTGSRTPAPGQTLDLLSYGEPAPLGFDPASADRRFEYRIGRRPGFVRGRPGVWWTVNGHLYPAVPMFMVSRGDVVTMHIDNSSGQAHPMHLHGHHVVVLARDGVRATGSPWWTDSLEVRSGQSYDVAFVADNPGIWMDHCHNLPHAQQGLLAHVMYEGVTTGVRTGRDTVNSPE from the coding sequence GTGTCGCCGTCTGAGTCCTCGCAGGTCGTGGGCGAGCCGGCCCGCCGTCGGCGGGTCCGGCTCGCGGTCGCCTTCCTGGCCACGGCCGCGGTCGTCGCGTCCATCGGGTGGATGTGGGTGGCCAGCTTCGCGCCGGCCAGCTTCTCGGTCGCCCAGATGGGGACGCCCGACTACGGCGGTGGCCCGGCACCGGCGCACCGGCACGGGCCGGGTGCGCTCGTGGCGACGGGTCTCGACGTGCGCACGATCGTCGAGCCCGACACCGGCCGGGCCCCCGACGTCGCGCTCACGCTGACCGCCCGCGCGGAGAGGGTGCGGTTCGGGTCCGGGCCGCCGGTCCCGGCATACACGCTCAACGGGACCACCCCGGGGCCGACCGTGACTGCGCGTGAGGGGGACCTCGTACAGGTCACCTTCGTCAACGAGTCGGTCCCCGGCGGCGCGACCCTGCACTGGCACGGCCTCGACGTCCCCAACGCCGAGGACGGGGTCGCCGGGGTGACCCAGGACGCCGTCCGGCCGGCGCAGTCGCACACCTACCGCTTCGTGGCGCGGCAGGTCGGCACGTACTGGTACCACTCGCACCAGGTCTCGCACGAGCAGGTCGTGAAGGGCCTGCTGGGCGCCGTCGTGGTGCTCCCGCGGGGCGGCATCGCCGAGGACGCCGACGTGCTGGCCCTCACGCACCTGTATGCCGGGCGGCGCACCGTCGCGGGGCGCGTGGGCGACGTGCCGGCGGTCGTCCGGCCCGGCGCCACCGCGCGGGTGCGCGTGGTGAACACCGACAACGGCGTCGTGCCGGTGTGGGTGAGCGGGGCGGCATACCGGGTGCTCGCCGTGGACGGCACCGAGGTGCACGGGCCCACCCCGGTGCGCGACCGCTCGGTCGTCGTCCCGGCGGGCGGTCGGGTCGACCTCGCCGTCCCGGTGCCGGTCGACGGCAGTGCGGTGCGGGTCGAGCTCGGCGGCTCGGCGGTCGTGCTGGGGCCTGTCGGCAGCACCGGCTCCCGGACGCCCGCGCCGGGACAGACCCTGGACCTGCTGTCGTACGGGGAGCCCGCTCCGCTGGGGTTCGACCCCGCGTCGGCGGACCGGAGGTTCGAGTACCGGATCGGGCGGCGACCCGGCTTCGTGCGGGGCCGGCCCGGCGTGTGGTGGACCGTCAACGGGCACCTCTACCCGGCGGTGCCGATGTTTATGGTGAGCCGCGGCGACGTCGTCACCATGCACATCGACAACTCCTCGGGCCAGGCCCACCCGATGCACCTGCACGGCCACCACGTGGTGGTCCTCGCCCGGGACGGGGTGCGGGCCACGGGGAGCCCGTGGTGGACCGACTCGCTCGAGGTGCGCAGCGGCCAGAGCTACGACGTGGCGTTCGTCGCAGACAACCCCGGCATCTGGATGGACCACTGCCACAACCTGCCGCACGCCCAGCAGGGCCTGCTCGCGCACGTCATGTACGAGGGCGTCACGACGGGCGTCCGGACGGGCCGCGACACGGTCAACAGCCCCGAGTAG
- a CDS encoding TrmH family RNA methyltransferase produces MGEQTVDRSGAQDTARPDDVGVGPWPGTWPAGDHWDPDLLRDGDRRNVVDRYRYWRHDAIVADLDTRRHDFHVAIENWGHDFNIGSVVRTANAFNANAFHIVGRRRWNRRGAMVTDRYQHELHHPTVADLVAWAATAGPPDGEGRPTGIPLVGIDNLPGSLPLETATLPRHCVLVFGQEGPGLSEEVRAACSQVLHIEQFGSTRSINAGAAAAIAMHAWVRQHVFDQVVPAQKIPGQAVDPAAARTSPGCTHTH; encoded by the coding sequence GTGGGTGAGCAGACGGTCGACCGGTCGGGGGCGCAGGACACCGCGCGCCCGGACGACGTAGGGGTCGGACCGTGGCCCGGCACCTGGCCCGCCGGCGACCACTGGGACCCCGACCTGCTGCGCGACGGCGACCGCCGCAACGTCGTCGACCGCTACCGCTACTGGCGGCACGACGCGATCGTGGCCGACCTCGACACCCGCCGGCACGACTTCCACGTGGCCATCGAGAACTGGGGCCACGACTTCAACATCGGGTCCGTCGTCCGGACGGCCAACGCCTTCAACGCCAACGCCTTCCACATCGTCGGCCGCCGTCGGTGGAACCGGCGCGGCGCGATGGTGACCGACCGCTACCAGCACGAGCTGCACCACCCCACCGTCGCCGACCTCGTGGCCTGGGCTGCCACCGCAGGCCCGCCGGACGGCGAGGGCCGGCCCACCGGCATACCGCTCGTCGGCATCGACAACCTGCCCGGCTCGCTCCCGCTGGAGACCGCGACCCTGCCCCGGCACTGCGTCCTCGTCTTCGGCCAGGAGGGGCCCGGGCTGAGCGAGGAGGTGCGCGCCGCCTGCTCGCAGGTGCTGCACATCGAGCAGTTCGGTTCGACCCGCTCGATCAACGCCGGCGCCGCCGCGGCGATCGCGATGCACGCGTGGGTGCGCCAGCACGTCTTCGACCAGGTGGTGCCCGCGCAGAAGATCCCCGGCCAGGCTGTCGATCCGGCCGCCGCCCGTACGTCACCAGGGTGCACGCACACCCACTGA